From the genome of Mixophyes fleayi isolate aMixFle1 chromosome 2, aMixFle1.hap1, whole genome shotgun sequence, one region includes:
- the GPR84 gene encoding G-protein coupled receptor 84 isoform X1: MNTGHQLLILQLVRHNCCCKKTSATMNDSDSNFSCYHPSVVDYRYFAVTWGIIVSIVGTVGNVLTVIAYALDKKLQTRFNLLIINLTLADILYCTFLQPFSVDSYLHLYWRSGGTFCRVFGMLLFVSNSVSILNLCLIAVSRYILIFNNKLFDRIFSRLGATIILLSTWVIGFASFAPLWPVYVLVPKVCTCSFHRIKGRPYTTILMGFYFVVGLSCVGVFYFLIHRKVKSASKALDQYKLANPKTRKSDVSGVSSGVTGKFNELEDSGVDTGASSEIISEQLPSSKVTATSYSNDYAKSAPVTVPQPKDSGSDFKKVTRMCFVVFLFFVVSYIPFLLLNIFDAKNNAPQVLHMIAANLTWLNSCINPILYAAMNRQFRDAYRRVLFLIVNKFRRA, encoded by the exons ATGAACACAGGACATCAGCTTCTGATTCTGCAATTGGTGAG ACACAACTGTTGTTGCAAGAAGACTTCTGCCACCATGAATGACTCAGATTCTAACTTCTCCTGCTACCACCCATCTGTTGTTGATTATCGTTATTTTGCTGTGACATGGGGCATCATTGTGTCCATAGTGGGGACAGTTGGCAATGTGTTGACAGTAATTGCCTATGCTCTGGATAAAAAGCTGCAAACTCGCTTTAATCTACTTATCATCAATCTAACCCTGGCAGACATATTGTATTGTACATTCCTTCAGCCCTTCTCAGTAGACTCATACCTGCACCTTTACTGGAGAAGTGGGGGCACCTTTTGTCGGGTCTTCGGAATGCTGTTGTTCGTGTCCAATTCCGTATCCATTCTGAATCTGTGCCTCATAGCTGTCAGCCGTTACATTCTTATTTTTAACAACAAACTCTTTGACCGCATCTTCAGCAGGCTGGGTGCAACAATCATTCTTCTGAGCACCTGGGTGATAGGGTTTGCTAGCTTTGCCCCACTTTGGCCAGTCTATGTATTGGTTCCTAAAGTTTGTACCTGCAGCTTCCATCGTATAAAAGGGAGACCTTACACCACCATTTTAATGGGATTTTACTTTGTTGTGGGCCTTAGCTGCGTTGGCGTATTCTATTTCCTGATTCACCGTAAAGTAAAATCTGCCTCCAAGGCTCTGGACCAGTACAAACTTGCCAACCCAAAGACCAGGAAGTCAGATGTTTCTGGTGTTAGCTCAGGAGTGACTGGGAAATTTAATGAGCTGGAAGACAGTGGGGTGGATACAGGAGCCTCCAGTGAGATCATCTCAGAACAGCTTCCTTCATCCAAAGTTACAGCCACCTCCTATTCTAATGATTATGCCAAGTCTGCTCCAGTCACAGTTCCCCAGCCAAAAGACTCTGGTTCCGATTTTAAAAAGGTCACTCGCATGTGCTTTGTGGTCTTCTTATTTTTCGTTGTCAGCTACATTCCCTTTTTACTGCTCAATATTTTTGATGCTAAAAACAATGCACCACAAGTTCTTCACATGATTGCTGCAAATCTTACCTGGCTAAACAGCTGCATCAATCCCATTCTGTACGCAGCCATGAACCGACAGTTCCGCGACGCTTACAGACGAGTTCTTTTCCTAATTGTTAACAAATTCAGAAGAGCATAA
- the GPR84 gene encoding G-protein coupled receptor 84 isoform X2, whose product MNDSDSNFSCYHPSVVDYRYFAVTWGIIVSIVGTVGNVLTVIAYALDKKLQTRFNLLIINLTLADILYCTFLQPFSVDSYLHLYWRSGGTFCRVFGMLLFVSNSVSILNLCLIAVSRYILIFNNKLFDRIFSRLGATIILLSTWVIGFASFAPLWPVYVLVPKVCTCSFHRIKGRPYTTILMGFYFVVGLSCVGVFYFLIHRKVKSASKALDQYKLANPKTRKSDVSGVSSGVTGKFNELEDSGVDTGASSEIISEQLPSSKVTATSYSNDYAKSAPVTVPQPKDSGSDFKKVTRMCFVVFLFFVVSYIPFLLLNIFDAKNNAPQVLHMIAANLTWLNSCINPILYAAMNRQFRDAYRRVLFLIVNKFRRA is encoded by the coding sequence ATGAATGACTCAGATTCTAACTTCTCCTGCTACCACCCATCTGTTGTTGATTATCGTTATTTTGCTGTGACATGGGGCATCATTGTGTCCATAGTGGGGACAGTTGGCAATGTGTTGACAGTAATTGCCTATGCTCTGGATAAAAAGCTGCAAACTCGCTTTAATCTACTTATCATCAATCTAACCCTGGCAGACATATTGTATTGTACATTCCTTCAGCCCTTCTCAGTAGACTCATACCTGCACCTTTACTGGAGAAGTGGGGGCACCTTTTGTCGGGTCTTCGGAATGCTGTTGTTCGTGTCCAATTCCGTATCCATTCTGAATCTGTGCCTCATAGCTGTCAGCCGTTACATTCTTATTTTTAACAACAAACTCTTTGACCGCATCTTCAGCAGGCTGGGTGCAACAATCATTCTTCTGAGCACCTGGGTGATAGGGTTTGCTAGCTTTGCCCCACTTTGGCCAGTCTATGTATTGGTTCCTAAAGTTTGTACCTGCAGCTTCCATCGTATAAAAGGGAGACCTTACACCACCATTTTAATGGGATTTTACTTTGTTGTGGGCCTTAGCTGCGTTGGCGTATTCTATTTCCTGATTCACCGTAAAGTAAAATCTGCCTCCAAGGCTCTGGACCAGTACAAACTTGCCAACCCAAAGACCAGGAAGTCAGATGTTTCTGGTGTTAGCTCAGGAGTGACTGGGAAATTTAATGAGCTGGAAGACAGTGGGGTGGATACAGGAGCCTCCAGTGAGATCATCTCAGAACAGCTTCCTTCATCCAAAGTTACAGCCACCTCCTATTCTAATGATTATGCCAAGTCTGCTCCAGTCACAGTTCCCCAGCCAAAAGACTCTGGTTCCGATTTTAAAAAGGTCACTCGCATGTGCTTTGTGGTCTTCTTATTTTTCGTTGTCAGCTACATTCCCTTTTTACTGCTCAATATTTTTGATGCTAAAAACAATGCACCACAAGTTCTTCACATGATTGCTGCAAATCTTACCTGGCTAAACAGCTGCATCAATCCCATTCTGTACGCAGCCATGAACCGACAGTTCCGCGACGCTTACAGACGAGTTCTTTTCCTAATTGTTAACAAATTCAGAAGAGCATAA